In Bernardetia litoralis DSM 6794, the genomic window CTTAAAAAATCAGAATGGGATTTTAAAAGACGCTTTGGAAGTAAATACCAAAAAGGAATTGAAAAAGTACTTGACACAATGGATTTTTACATTCCAACTTCTTTTGTTGCAAACAACAAATTAGTGCATATTTATAATGATGATAAAGGAACTTATATCGCTGAAATTGAAAATGGGAAAATGAAACCAGTCTACACTTTTGATTTTAAATTTTATCCTCAATTCAATCAACAGTTAGAGAAAGGAAAGCAAGTACTTCCTTTTGAAGTTGCGGAAAGTGAAAAGGACGGAATTTTACTGATTGACGGAAATAGCCTGAATTTTAAATTCTTGCGATGAAATAAAAACGGTGTAGAACACCATATATAGCAAATAGGGCAATTAGTGTTTAGTCTAAAGGTCATTGTCTATTTACAAAGTCGCCAAATCTTTTGATTTGGTATTAAAAGAGAAAAATTAAAACAAAATAAAAAGATTTGGCTTGTGGCTTAACCGAAAATAATCGTTTATTTTATGCCCAACTTGCCATATATTTAACGTTGTGTGCCATATAAAAAAAATCGAAAATTAAACAAAAAACAATATGAAAACAATATTTATCGCTTTTGCAATTGAAGACGAAAGACAAAGAGATTTCTTAAAAGGACAATCATTAAACACAAATTCACCATTTGAATATATTGATATGTCAGTAAAACAAGCATATGATTCTGACTGGAAAACTAAAGTTAGAACCAGAATAAAAAGGTCGGATGGTATTATTGTTTTAGTTAGTAAAAACTCATTAAGTTCTACCGGTCAAAAATGGGAAATTCAATGCGCAAGAGAAGAAGGAAAAAAAGTCCTCGGAATTTATGCCTATACAGATGACAGAACTAACATTGTAGGAGTAAATACCAAAGTTTGGACTTGGGATAATATTAAAAATTTCATTAATTCATTATAAATTATGAAAATTGCTTTAGTTGTAGGTGTAAATTATTATCCAAATGGAGGAGATTTATATGGTTGTGTAAATGATGCATACAACGTTAAAAACATACTAGAAAGGAACTCTGATGGTTCTGTGAATTTTGATTGTAAATTATTAACTGCTTCGAATTCTAGAGAAAGTATAGAACGTGGAGAATTAAAAGATGCTGTAGAAAAACTATTTACAACAAAAGCAGAAATAGCTCTGTTTTATTTTGCTGGTCACGGACATATTGAAACAACAGGTGGTTATTTATTAGCATCAGATGCAAAAAGAGGTGATGATGGATTATCACTAAATGAAGTTTTAGTTTTAGCAAATCAATCACCCGCAACAAACAAAATAATTATTTTAGATAGCTGTCATTCTGGAATAGCAGGAAATCCACCAACAATAAAAGACAGTTCACTACTTGTAGAAGGAATTACGATATTGACAGCATCAACATCTGACCAATACGCTAGCGAAGAAGACGGGAGCGGAGTTTTTACCAGTTTATTCGTTGACGCTTTAAGTGGGAGTGCTTCAAATATTTTGGGAGATATAACACCTGGTAGCGTTTATGCTCACATTGACCAATCTCTTGGTGCTTGGGAACAAAGACCTGTATTCAAAACCAATGTTAGGAATTTTGTTTCGTTACGTAAAGTTAATTCTTCAATTCCATTAGACGATTTACGTAGAATTAAAGAATTTTTCCCTAAATCTGGATTTGAATTCCCATTAGACCCAACATTTGAACCCGAATTAAAAGGTAGAGACAAAGGAATGGCTGAACCAATTATAGAAAACACAAGAGTATTTGCTATTTTACAAAAATATAATAGGTTAAATTTATTAGTCCCTGTGAACGCTCAACATATGTGGAATGCAGCAATGGAAAGTAAAAGTTGTAAATTAACAGCACTTGGTGAACATTATAGGAAATTAGCAGAAAAAAATAGAATATAAAATACGGCACACAACACCGTATATAATTTATTGCTGGCTTCTCGCCTACTTACGAAAGTCCTTGCGGACTTTCTTGGTCGGTAATTATTTACCAAATTAGTTGCTTGAAACACGCAACAAACCATATACAACACCGTTGGGAGTGAAATGCCTTCGCTACGCTACGGCACTTCACTCCCAACGAAGCAAGGATTCCATCCCGTGTTAGGTTCGTGTCTACGCTACGCTACGACACATTCACCCAACACGAGATTTACAAAATTATAAAATTTTCCTCCCTAAGGTCGGAATTTTATAACTTCGTAAATCCCTGCTTCGTTGTACCTAATTTGAAAGAAGACAAAATGCAAAACCGAGAAATTTTAGACGCAGATTCAACAGAAAGTATTGACGAAAAACTGAAATCTGATAAGAAAAAGTATGTAGTACGTATTTTGATACTAATTGTACTCAACACAATTTTATTTGGATTATTAATCAAGGGACAAAGAAGTATGACTGATAATTTTATGTCTGCTTTAATTGCAAACTTGATTGGATTTAATATTATTGGATTTATGCTTGGAGTCATCGTTGCTTTATTCCCATTTAAGGGACTTTCATACAAAAAGAGATATTTAAGAGCTTCTCTCTTGACAATTTTAACATTACAAATAATAATGACTATTGGACTTATCCTAATTGGACTAATGACATTGATGGGATGGTATTAAAACAACAAAAAACTAGGTACAACATTGGCTTAGCAAAAATGGGCGTAACGTTTTGACACAGACTTTTGAACATAAAATAAACTTTTGGAGGTTTAGCGAGGTAAGGAACTAAGAAGTCCCACTTTCGCCAAGCCACACCGTTGTGTACAATTCAAAAAAAATGATAAGTAAGTGGATAAAAAAAATAAGAAACTCAAGGGAATTAAAAAAGTCTAACTGGGGGAGAAACTTTAATTGGTATATTGAATACAATGATAAAATTATTGGAGAATTAATAGATTATGAATGGATGGATATGTTTTGGGACACTTATATTGTTAAATCAATGAATGAAGAATGGAATCAAACCTTGACTGACCCTAAATCTTGGGACAATTTCAAATACAAAAATCAATATTATGACCAATATGCCATACATGCTTTTCCTGGAGGAGGATATGAATGTGATATTATACTTAATGAAAGAATAAGTATGAGAAGTTTATACTTAACTGAAATAAAATAAAACTGTACACAACAAAAGCTATAATTAATACGGGTTTTAGTGTTAAATCAAAAAGAAAGTGTATTTTTACGAAGTCCGCCAAATCTTTTGATTTGGCTTTAGAACAGAAAAAATAAAACAAAATAAAAAGTTTTGGCTAAGTGCTAAACTGAAAGTCGCTGACTTTCTATTCCCGTACTAAAAATAGCTAAAACGTTGCCTACAAGCTAAAAAAATGAAACCTGACATAGAAATAAAATGTCCGAATTGTCAATCAAAGGCGAATTTTTATGCCGATGGAACTACGGGTGAATATGTATTAAAACCTAGTCATATCGGAAAAATGAGTTGTGTGAAATGCGGAATGAATAAAAAAATTGAAATAAAGACTGAAATGTATTTTTATCAAATTCCAGTTGACAATAGAATTTTATACGCAAGAACATTTGACAACTTACTGATTTTAAGAAAGTATTTTGCAGAAAATATGAAAATGTATTCTGACCCTGAATTGGACTTTCCAAAATCGTTTTACAAAAAGCGGAAAGAGATTGTCCAATTAATTGATAAACGAATAAAGCCAGCAGGTAACAATGGCTATAGTTAATACGGGTTTTGGTGCTTAACCTAAAGTTTAGAGCTTTTAACCAAGTCCGCCAAATCTTTTTGATTTGGCTTTATAAAGAAAAAGATAAAACAAAATAAAAAGTTTTGGCTAAGTGCTTAATCTAAAGTTCACTACTTTCAAATCCCGTACTAACCATAGCCTAAACGTTGGGAGTGAAATGCCTTCGCTACGCTACGGCACTTCACTCCCAACGAAGCAAGGATTCCATCCCGTGTTAGGTTCGTGTCTACGCTACGCTACGACACATTCACCCAACACGAGATTTACAAAATTATAAAATTTTCCTCCCTAAGGTCGGAATTTTATAACTTCGTAAATCCCTGCTTCGTTATCTGCAATCGCAGGAAAAAAAGAGCAAAGGTAGTTTAATGTAACAATTATTTTTCAACAAACTGTAACTTTTAGACAACAACTAGACAAAATTTTTATTGAAAAGATGTATCTTTGAAGACAATTTTTTAACAACTGCATTATTACAATTGACAAAAATTGCAAGCAAGTAGAACAACTTTATTAGAAGTTCGCCAAGCCATACCGTTATAGGTAACTGTACAGACACAACAAATGAACATAAACAAAAAAATAATTTCATTGCGAATTTGGCAAGGTTTGACAATTATGTCATCTGTATATTTGCTTTTAATTTCATTTATGCAATATAATATGTATCCTGACAATCAGACGAAAATGTTTAATCTGATAATGGGACTTGTTTTTACAGCAACTATTGCTGCAAGACTTTTAAAGACAAAAGACAAGGTTATCCCACTACTAATTATGCTTGAGCTTGGACTTCTGACTATTTCTTCTAGAGCATTTCTCAATAATAATTTTTGGAATAGCATCTTTTCATTTGGGACATTAAAAATTGAACTTATATTAATGCTAATTTTTGTGGCTGACTATCTTTTAAGATATTTTTATTTTAACTATGACAAAAATGAAAGTAATCAAAAATCATAGACATAATCAAATAACAGTTACTATAACAGCACCCACAAGAAATTGGTGGTTCAGTGGTTAAATGAAGCTTTTTTTTTAAAACTAGCCAACTCGTTTTCAGACAACTACGCAACTTGGTTTGGAAATAACAAGCTCGTTTTTTTTATAACTAGACAACTTAACAAAAAAGCGAATGCAGATAACATTGGCTTAGCGAAAATGGGCTTAACGTTTTGACACAGACATTTGAACATAAAATAAATTTTAAAGGTTTAGCGAAGAAAGGAGCTTAGAAATCCCACTTTCGCCAAGCCACACCGTTGTGTACCATATAAAAAAACAGACTGCAAAGAATGAACTTTTGGAAAAAAATATTTAGTGGTAAAGAAGACAAACCTAAAACCGAATCGCATTTTGACAAATATCGTAATGAATTAAACGAATTAGATTTAAAAACGATTTCTGATTTAGAGAATTTAGTAAAACCCATAATTAGAACTGCGACAAAAATTGAGGTTTTGAAAGCTTCAAGACCGCCTGAGAGCTCTCAGTTAATTTCACATTTTGGCGGACAACCCTATTTTGAAAAAGGCGAATTATGGCCAACAAGTAAAAAGGGAAAGAATTTAGAATTCATTTTTCAAGTATTTAATTCTAATGATTTACAACTACCGAAAAGTATAGAACTCATTCAATTTTATTACGATTGGGATGAGTTTCCTTGGGACACTTCAAATAATGGATGGTTAGTGAAAATTTATAAAAAAATTGAAAAAGAAAATATTGCGTTTATTGATAAACCAAGTGAATTAGAAAGGTCTAAATATTGCGAAATAAAGTTCAGTTCGACCAAATCCTTACCAGATTGGGAAGGAATAGATTTACATTGCTATAACGCTTCCAAATTATCTTGTGTTTTAGACGAAGATGAACCTTGGGGGAATTATGACCAAATTGTCACTAAACTTATTGGAGAACAAGATTATCAAAGCCAACTTGGAGGTTATCCAAAATGGGTTCAAGGAGAATCTACACCAAAAGATATCGAAGGGAATTCAATGAAACTTTTATTTCAAATAGATTCAGAAGATAATGCAGGATTAATGTGGGGAGATGTTGGATTAATTTATGTTTTCTATGACGAAAAATCAGAGAAAACAGAATTCACTTTACAATGTCACTAAAGAAAAAATACGGTACACAACACGGTGTATAAAACATAGCTAATAAGTGCTAAAACGAAAGGTTTGTGCTTATTTGCGAAGACCGCCAAATTTTTAAATTTGGCTTTTAAGATTAATAAGTTAAAAACAAAATATAAAAATTCGGCTCTGTGCTTATCCGAAAAGTTAGCGTTTATTTATACGCTACGTTTCATACACAAACCGTTGGGAGTGAAATGCCTTCGCTACGCTACGGCACTTCACTCCCAACGAAGCAAGGATTCCATCCCGTGTTAGGTTCGTGTCTACGCTACGCTACGACACATTCACCCAACACGAGATTTACAAAATTATAAAATTTTCCTCCCTAAGGTCGGAATTTTATAACTTCGTAAATCCCTGCTTCGTTGTAAAACATTTGAGAACAGTATTCTACATATTAACTATTATCCTTTTGATTTCTTGCCAATCAAAGGAAAAATCTGTCTCTAATAATCAAGAAACTATAAAAACCCAATCAGATGTAACTGAAAAAAGAATTCCAATTTGGAAAATTGGACAAGACTCAATTTTAGAAAAAAACAATCCTCAAAATCTTGATTTAACTAAACATCAATTATTCATAGATACAACACGAAATTCTGATTTTTATAAAGCTTATTTTGATTGGAAACCAAACTTTTCTGATAAAGGCGGAACAGAATATTATCTAAAAGAAATTTCAAAAAAGTACAAACCGAAAAAAATTTCATTAGGTAATTTTCCGAAAACTTGGATTTCTTTAAAAAGATTAAATAATGAGTTTGTTATTTATGATAAATGTGATGGAATCTCACCACGATACTTTATTGATAAAAGTTCTGTAAACTTCTATGCTATTGAATCAGATTCTGATATGATTTATAAGTTAATAAATATTTCGAAAGATGAGATTGAAATCGAATTAAGAACAATTCCGCTAAAATCGAAAACCGAAAAAGCCATCTTTTCGATAGGAAAAACTGAATATAAAAATGTCTTTTTGCTAAAATACATTTATGACGATAGAGAATATAAAGAACTGGTTACACCTCTTGAGCGAGTTAGTGAATTTGATTTAGTAGTAAACAATTGTGTTAGAACGAAAAGAATGGAATTTCAAGGGTTTGACAAAATAAATTACGATGAATATTAAAAACGTTTTACAACAACGTGTATAATTAATTGCTTGGGCAATTGCCTATTTGGAAAATTCCTTCGGAATTTTCTCGGGTTCGTATTTGTTTACTAAATTAGTTGCTTAAACACGCAACTAACCATACACAAATACGTTGTGCGTCATTAGATCAAAATGAAAAAAATGAAAATTATAGTAA contains:
- a CDS encoding DUF1963 domain-containing protein, yielding MNFWKKIFSGKEDKPKTESHFDKYRNELNELDLKTISDLENLVKPIIRTATKIEVLKASRPPESSQLISHFGGQPYFEKGELWPTSKKGKNLEFIFQVFNSNDLQLPKSIELIQFYYDWDEFPWDTSNNGWLVKIYKKIEKENIAFIDKPSELERSKYCEIKFSSTKSLPDWEGIDLHCYNASKLSCVLDEDEPWGNYDQIVTKLIGEQDYQSQLGGYPKWVQGESTPKDIEGNSMKLLFQIDSEDNAGLMWGDVGLIYVFYDEKSEKTEFTLQCH
- a CDS encoding caspase family protein — encoded protein: MKIALVVGVNYYPNGGDLYGCVNDAYNVKNILERNSDGSVNFDCKLLTASNSRESIERGELKDAVEKLFTTKAEIALFYFAGHGHIETTGGYLLASDAKRGDDGLSLNEVLVLANQSPATNKIIILDSCHSGIAGNPPTIKDSSLLVEGITILTASTSDQYASEEDGSGVFTSLFVDALSGSASNILGDITPGSVYAHIDQSLGAWEQRPVFKTNVRNFVSLRKVNSSIPLDDLRRIKEFFPKSGFEFPLDPTFEPELKGRDKGMAEPIIENTRVFAILQKYNRLNLLVPVNAQHMWNAAMESKSCKLTALGEHYRKLAEKNRI
- a CDS encoding TIR domain-containing protein; its protein translation is MKTIFIAFAIEDERQRDFLKGQSLNTNSPFEYIDMSVKQAYDSDWKTKVRTRIKRSDGIIVLVSKNSLSSTGQKWEIQCAREEGKKVLGIYAYTDDRTNIVGVNTKVWTWDNIKNFINSL